The following are from one region of the Vitis riparia cultivar Riparia Gloire de Montpellier isolate 1030 chromosome 14, EGFV_Vit.rip_1.0, whole genome shotgun sequence genome:
- the LOC117929719 gene encoding uncharacterized protein LOC117929719, giving the protein MAILHLSLSLRLLKPPQNPNPTTPKPRILCNSSKRDFILNTASLCAFSLSAHDPFATAFADTSPSSKSILSAIANTKTWFQFFGDGFSIRVPPEFEDIMEPEDFNAGLSLYGDKAKPRKFAARFASSDGSEVLSVVIRPTNQLKITFLEAKDITDLGSLKEAAKIFVPAAATLYSARTIKIKEDDGFRTYYFYEFGRDEQHLAVVAAVNGGKAFIAGAAAPQFKWDDDGVKLRSAAISLTLL; this is encoded by the exons ATGGCCATTCTTCACTTGTCTCTCTCTCTACGCCTCTTAAAACctccccaaaacccaaaccccacCACCCCAAAACCCAGAATCCTCTGCAATTCCTCCAAGAGAGACTTCATACTCAACACTGCTTCCCTCTGTGCATTTTCTTTGTCAGCACACGACCCATTTGCCACAGCCTTTGCTGATACTTCCCCATCTTCAAAATCCATACTGTCTGCCATAGCCAACACCAAAACTTGGTTTCAGTTCTTTGGTGATGGGTTCTCCATCCGGGTTCCACCTGAGTTTGAGGACATTATGGAGCCTGAG gATTTCAATGCTGGATTGTCTCTTTATGGAGATAAGGCAAAGCCCAGGAAATTTGCAGCTAGGTTTGCATCTTCGGATGG ATCAGAAGTTTTGAGCGTTGTAATTCGGCCTACCAATCAGCTGAAGATCACCTTCTTGGAG GCCAAAGATATTACTGATTTAGGTTCCTTGAAGGAGGCAGCAAAAATCTTTGTTCCAG CTGCGGCAACTTTGTACTCTGCCcgaacaataaaaataaaggaagatgATGGTTTCAG GACTTATTACTTCTATGAGTTTGGTAGAGATGAACAGCACCTAGCTGTAGTTGCTGCTGTTAACGGCGGAAAG GCTTTTATTGCTGGAGCAGCTGCCCCACAGTTTAAGTGGGATGATGACGGTGTCAAGCTTCGTTCTGCTGCTATATCACTGACACTGTTATAG
- the LOC117931179 gene encoding uncharacterized protein LOC117931179: protein MGGSFYCHFGSFYRMTSFNTATQKWSIIRIRSSPTYENDFAIDDCTLFCFSNPNYLLEVEGELLLAYAAKDRYSLYPGEYDDEWFLLYKLDWKRKAWRNKGRLRGGAIFLGKTSFWISSEGETEIVANRVHHYSRGTPKFFLSPLDYPFGLVEEYREKCKICYHPCTQGLKTIWIAPPPQF, encoded by the coding sequence ATGGGAGGAAGTTTTTACTGTCATTTCGGATCTTTCTACCGGATGACATCTTTCAACACTGCCACTCAAAAATGGAGTATTATAAGAATTAGATCTTCTCCAACCTATGAAAACGACTTTGctattgatgattgtactttGTTTTGCTTCAGTAATCCGAATTACTTGCTGGAAGTTGAAGGAGAGTTGTTATTGGCATATGCAGCCAAAGATCGCTATTCCCTATATCCTGGTGAGTATGATGACGAATGGTTTCTTCTGTACAAGCTGGATTGGAAGCGCAAGGCATGGCGCAATAAGGGAAGGTTGAGAGGTGGGGCGATATTTCTTGGTAAAACGTCGTTTTGGATTTCAAGTGAAGGAGAAACAGAGATCGTAGCAAATAGGGTCCACCATTACTCCCGTGGCACCCCTAAATTCTTTCTGTCGCCCTTGGATTATCCCTTTGGGCTTGTCGAAGAATATAGAGAGAAGTGCAAGATTTGCTATCATCCTTGTACGCAAGGGCTAAAAACAATCTGGATCGCACCTCCTCCACAGTTTTAG
- the LOC117930596 gene encoding F-box/kelch-repeat protein At1g57790-like has product MERLYVADRVRLRAVCKDWHLQPNREIKSIDKLPWTMEYKWRNPKSISFWSVCKLYEPLHHNRRLSYMVEKGRMRGRKNFAKAEVRASRYGWVLFYKDDYWQGKFFFFNPFTKEVIFLPCLESPVSEFATFSLAPTSPHCFVFVPYERNCNEISINIYSHADKTWKTHDLVANDHPLGTLKAVGYMEGTFYCHFSSFHLAAFNIADQELSLVMTTCPAMDHLDDSLFNYFSRSYLLECEGDLLLVYLFESLLCWHQLYVLKLDWSRNEWVRVSRLGGRAMFLGETSFCVSAGGETEIIANRIYYHHDGVPEFQTLDLCSFDEYDSRDHDYLTWQKEKKREAGNAKIYGYCRKSLKTIWIQPPQDS; this is encoded by the coding sequence ATGGAACGCCTCTATGTAGCGGATCGAGTCCGTCTTCGTGCAGTTTGCAAGGATTGGCATCTACAACCGAATCGTGAGATTAAATCCATTGATAAGTTGCCATGGACAATGGAATACAAATGGCGGAAcccaaaatcaatttctttctGGAGTGTTTGCAAGCTCTACGAACCGCTTCATCATAACAGAAGACTTTCTTATATGGTAGAAAAGGGAAGAATGAGAGGGAGGAAAAACTTCGCGAAAGCTGAGGTACGTGCTTCCAGATACGGCTGGGTCCTTTTCTACAAGGATGACTACTGGCAAGGAAAGTTCTTCTTCTTTAACCCTTTTACTAAAGAGGTGATATTTCTTCCTTGCTTGGAGTCACCTGTGTCTGAATTCGCCACATTCTCTTTGGCTCCAACTTCTCCCCACTGTTTTGTGTTTGTTCCATATGAACGCAATTGcaatgaaatttcaataaacatATACAGCCATGCGGATAAAACATGGAAGACCCATGACTTAGTGGCTAATGATCATCCTCTTGGCACCCTGAAAGCTGTAGGCTACATGGAAGGAACTTTCTACTGTCACTTTAGTAGCTTCCATCTTGCGGCCTTCAACATTGCTGACCAAGAACTCAGTCTTGTGATGACAACTTGTCCAGCGATGGATCATCTTGATGATTCTTTGTTTAACTACTTTTCTCGAAGTTACTTGCTTGAATGTGAGGGAGATTTGTTACTCGTATATTTATTCGAAAGCTTGTTGTGCTGGCATCAGTTGTATGTATTGAAGTTGGATTGGTCGAGGAATGAATGGGTGCGTGTGAGTAGGCTGGGGGGCCGTGCGATGTTTCTGGGTGAGACCTCGTTCTGCGTATCAGCAGGGGGAGAGACAGAGATAATAGCAAACAGGATCTACTACCACCACGACGGTGTTCCAGAGTTTCAAACCCTGGATTTATGTAGCTTCGATGAGTATGACTCTCGAGACCATGATTATTTAACTTGgcagaaggaaaagaaaagagaagcgGGGAATGCCAAGATTTATGGCTACTGTAGGAAAAGCCTAAAGACCATATGGATTCAACCTCCTCAAGACTCGTAG
- the LOC117930760 gene encoding UPF0603 protein At1g54780, chloroplastic: METILYPHSSPLFSPKPSSSKALFSPSIQPKSNSLSLITKPITSNLKKQPSQSAKPFLSLPKSWFSHAHHGLAALALSLALNFCPLLPTNSALASEFDVLNDGPPQESYVVDDAGVLSRVTKSDLKRLLSDLESRKNLRINFITVRKLTSKADAFEYADQVLERWYPTIEEGSNKGIVVLVTSQKEGAVTGGPAFVQAVGDTILDATVSENLPVLATEEKYNEAVFSSAKRLVAAIDGLPDPGGPSVKDNKRESNFKTREETEEKRGQFTFVVGGLLVIAFVVPMAQYYAYVSRK, from the exons ATGGAAACCATTCTCTATCCTCACTCCTCTCCTCTCTTCAGCCCCAAACCTTCCTCCTCAAAGGCCCTTTTCTCTCCTTCTATCCAACCCAAGTCTAACTCTCTCTCTTTGATCACCAAACCCATTACATCTAACCTCAAGAAACAGCCCTCTCAATCAGCAAAACCATTTCTATCACTACCAAAAAGCTGGTTTTCACATGCCCACCATGGGCTAGCAGCTCTAGCTCTATCTTTAGCTCTCAACTTTTGCCCACTCTTGCCTACTAATTCTGCATTAGCATCTGAGTTTGATGTGCTCAACGATGGTCCACCACAGGAGTCATATGTGGTGGACGATGCAGGTGTGCTTAGCAGAGTGACAAAGTCTGATTTGAAGCGGTTGTTATCAGATTTAGAGTCCAGGAAGAACTTGCGCATCAATTTCATCACTGTTCGGAAGCTCACT AGTAAAGCAGATGCCTTTGAATATGCTGACCAAGTTTTGGAGAGGTGGTATCCCACAATTGAAGAAGGCAGCAATAAGGGTATTGTTGTGCTTGTCACCAGTCAAAAAGAAGGAGCAGTCACTGGTGGCCCTGCCTTTGTCCAGGCTGTTGGTGATACCATTCTTGATGCTACAGTATCAGAGAACCTTCCGG TTTTAGCAACTGAAGAAAAGTACAATGAAGCAGTTTTCAGCAGTGCCAAACGGCTAGTGGCTGCCATTGATGGGCTTCCAGATCCTGGTGGCCCATCAGTTAAGGACAACAAACGAGAATCTAACTTCAAAACCAGGGAAGAGACAGAAGAGAAACGTGGGCAATTCACTTTTGTAGTTGGAGGTTTGTTAGTGATAGCTTTTGTTGTGCCCATGGCACAATATTATGCTTATGTCTCCAGGAAGTAA
- the LOC117930759 gene encoding GDSL esterase/lipase At1g54790-like: MASKSSILQILAFIFIFSPLAHSIQFNFPAVFNFGDSNSDTGGLVAGIGDRLDPPNGQIFFKRPAGRFCDGRLIIDFLMDAMDLPFLNPYLDSIGAPTFRKGCNFAAAGSTVLPASANAVSPFSFGIQVAQFMRFKIRVLQLLEKGRKFQKYIPQEDSFQKGLYMFDIGQNDLAGAFYSKSLDQILASIPTILVEFETGIQELYDQGARNFWIHNTGPLGCLTQNIAKFGTDPSKLDELGCVSGHNQAARLFNLQLQALCKKFQGQHPDAKVIHVDIYTIKYNLIANYSRYGFEHPLMACCGYGGLPLNYDSRVPCGKTKVVNGTEITAKGCSDSTEYVNWDGIHYSEAANQYVSSQILTGKYSDPPFSDKMPFLLPLKF; this comes from the exons ATGGCCTCCAAATCCTCCATCCTGCAAATTCTCGCTTTCATCTTCATCTTTTCACCTCTTGCACATTCCATACAGTTCAATTTTCCTGCTGTTTTCAACTTCGGTGACTCGAATTCGGACACCGGGGGCCTTGTTGCCGGAATTGGTGATCGCCTTGATCCGCCTAATGGGCAGATTTTCTTCAAAAGACCAGCTGGGCGGTTCTGTGATGGCCGCCTCATCATAGATTTCCTCA TGGATGCAATGGACCTTCCATTTCTTAATCCATACCTGGATTCAATTGGGGCGCCGACTTTCCGAAAAGGGTGCAATTTTGCAGCTGCAGGGTCCACTGTACTTCCAGCATCTGCCAATGCTGTAAGCCCATTTTCATTTGGGATTCAGGTGGCTCAGTTTATGAGATTCAAAATTCGGGTTCTCCAATTGCTGGAGAAAG GCAGAAAGTTTCAAAAGTACATTCCTCAGGAGGATTCCTTTCAGAAGGGACTTTACATGTTTGATATAGGCCAGAATGATCTTGCTGGTGCCTTCTACTCCAAATCATTGGATCAAATTCTTGCTTCAATTCCAACAATTCTGGTAGAATTCGAAACCGGGATTCAG GAATTATATGACCAAGGAGCAAGAAATTTTTGGATACACAACACGGGTCCTCTTGGATGCTTGACTCAGAATATTGCCAAGTTTGGAACTGATCCCTCAAAGCTCGATGAATTAGGTTGTGTAAGTGGGCACAACCAAGCTGCTAGACTCTTCAATCTGCAGCTTCAAGCTCTCTGCAAGAAGTTCCAGGGCCAGCACCCGGATGCAAAAGTCATACATGTTGACATCTATACAATAAAATACAACCTCATTGCAAATTATTCTCGATATG GCTTTGAGCACCCCCTGATGGCTTGCTGTGGATATGGAGGTCTACCATTGAACTATGACAGTCGGGTCCCCTGTGGGAAGACAAAAGTTGTGAATGGGACTGAAATCACAGCCAAAGGGTGCAGTGATAGTACTGAGTATGTGAACTGGGATGGAATTCATTACTCAGAGGCTGCAAACCAGTATGTCTCATCACAAATACTCACTGGGAAATATTCTGATCCCCCCTTTTCAGACAAGATGCCTTTCCTTCTCCCCCTCAAGTTCTAA
- the LOC117931002 gene encoding kinesin-like protein KIN-1, whose product MSHITVCARFRPLSSKERRDHGDSVSVQSLDSETFIFKDEKEEDFTFSFDRVFYQGSEQVDVYEFLALPIVRDAVNAINGTIITYGQTGAGKTYSMEGPSILECDQQKKGLLPRVVDGLFQCIKSSDEATKYTIKLSMVEIYMEKVRDLFDLLKDNIQIKESKVHGILLSGVTEVSILDSTEALHSLSRGIANRAVGETQMNMASSRSHCVYIFTVLQEFPKDKRIRTGKLILVDLAGSEKVEKTGAEGKLLDEAKTINKSLSALGNVINALTCSPQGRANHIPYRDSKLTRILQDALGGNSRTALLCCCSPSPSNASESLSTLRFGARAKHIKASPRVSHNDDKYTKKHGTQSPSKDGSCERILNKLTEKLDIEDVNLLEELFILEGIFTYPNSVEDLELTLEDVALQTISSLQEALEELTLIVEELKIENKALKFRLAAAERVDTLNKKAGGNTSFLHKVFQALSAFSFPGLFHSLMSRC is encoded by the exons ATGTCGCACATAACAGTCTGCGCTCGCTTTAGACCTTTAAGTTCAAAAGAGAGAAGAGATCACGGTGATAGCGTTTCTGTCCAAAGCCTAGATTCagaaactttcattttcaag GATGAGAAGGAAGAGGATTTCACCTTTAGCTTTGATAGGGTTTTTTATCAGGGATCTGAGCAAGTTGATGTCTATGAATTTCTAGCCCTGCCTATTGTTCGAG ATGCTGTTAATGCAATTAATGGGACAATCATCACTTATGGACAG ACAGGAGCAGGGAAGACATATAGCATGGAG GGACCGAGCATCCTGGAATGTGATCAGCAGAAGAAAGGCTTACTTCCCAGAGTGGTTGATGGACTTTTTCAGTGCATTAAATCTTCTGATGAAGCAACCAAGTACACAATTAAGTTGTCCATG GTAGAGATCTACATGGAGAAAGTAAG GGACCTTTTTGATTTGTTGAAAGACAATATACAGATCAAGGAGAGTAAAGTGCATGGGATATTATTGTCTGGAGTAACAGAA GTCTCTATATTGGACAGTACAGAAGCATTACACAGCCTATCT AGAGGAATAGCCAACAGAGCAGTTGGAGAGACCC AAATGAACATGGCAAGCAGTAGAAGTCATTGTGTTTACATCTTTACAGTCTTGCAGGAATTTCCTAAAGATAAGAG GATAAGAACTGGAAAGTTAATTCTTGTGGACTTGGCGGGGTCAGAGAAAGTAGAGAAAACTGGAGCTGAGGGGAAACTTCTTGATGAAGCCAAGACTATCAACAAATCCCTTTCTGCACTTGGGAATGTGATAAATGCTTTGACTTGTAGTCCACAGGGCAGAGCAAATCACATCCCATATCGTGATTCTAAGCTTACACGGATTCTACAAGATGCTCTT GGAGGGAATTCGCGAACTGCATTACTGTGTTGTTGTTCACCGAGCCCTTCTAATGCTTCAGAAAGCCTGTCCACCCTCCGCTTTGGTGCAAG GGCGAAACATATAAAGGCATCACCACGCGTCAGTCACAACGATGATAAGTATACAAAGAAGCATGGAACTCAATCACCATCTAAAGATGGGTCATGTGAGAGAATTCTAAACAAG TTGACAGAGAAACTGGATATTGAAGATGTAAATTTACTGGAGGAGTTGTTCATACTTGAGGGGATTTTCACTTATCCAAATTCAGTTGAAGACTTGGAGTTAACTCTTGAAGATGTTGCATTACAAACAATATCCTCATTGCAAGAAGCTCTGGAAGAGCTGACATTGATAGTTGAGGAg CTTAAGATAGAGAATAAGGCTCTCAAGTTCAGACTGGCTGCTGCTGAAAGGGTTGACACACTCAACAAGAAGGCTGGAGGAAATACTAGTTTTCTGCATAAGGTTTTTCAGGCACTCTCAGCTTTCTCCTTTCCTGGGCTGTTTCACTCTCTCATGTCAAGATgctga